Proteins encoded together in one Prionailurus viverrinus isolate Anna chromosome B1, UM_Priviv_1.0, whole genome shotgun sequence window:
- the ADAMDEC1 gene encoding ADAM DEC1 isoform X1, which produces MPLVLLSILWLITPTQAMAIKQTPELEPYEVVRPKKLHILHKREIQNNQTENGKEDRYEPELQYQITLNGEEVVLHLQKSKHLLGPDYTETYYSPGGEKITTSPQNMEHCYYKGHILNEKDSVASISLCDGLRGYFAYHDQRYMIKPLKSTDQEEHAVITYNQEELDLANHTCGVRSVGKKQGHIRTSRSLNSPEQEDFLQAEKYIDLFLVLDNAFYNIYKGNLTLIRSFLFDVMNLLNVIYKTIDVQVALVGMEIWSDADKIKVVPNTGATFNNFLNWHRSNLEKMKIHDHAQLLSGIDFTNRRVGMAATNSLCSPSSVAVIEAKKKNSVSLVGVMSHELGHVLGMPDIPYYTKCPSGSCVMNQYLSSKFPKDFSTSCRAHFEKYILSQKPKCLLQAPIPKNIITKPVCGNQLLEVGEDCDCGPPKKCSNPCCEAMTCKLKSGADCRGATLNHIIQ; this is translated from the exons ATGCCTTTGGTCCTACTTTCTATCCTCTGGCTCATCACTCCAACTCAAG caATGGCCATAAAGCAAACACCTGAATTAGAGCCCTATGAAGTAGTTCGCCCTAAAAAACTACACATTTTACACAAAAGGGAGATACAAAACAACCAGACAGAGAATGGCAAAGAG gacAGATATGAACCTGAACTTCAGTATCAGATTACATTAAATGGAGAAGAAGTTGTTCTTCACCTACAAAAGAGCAA ACATCTCTTGGGGCCAGACTACACCGAAACGTATTACTCACCCGGAGGGGAGAAAATCACTACAAGCCCTCAGAACATG GAGCATTGCTACTATAAAGGACACATCCTCAATGAAAAGGATTCTGTTGCCAGCATTAGTCTTTGTGATGGGTTGAG AGGATACTTCGCGTATCATGACCAAAGATACATGATAAAGCCTCTGAAAAGTACAGACCAAGAAGAACATGCTGTCATCACATATAACCAGGAAGAGCTTGACCTGGCTAATCACACCTGTGGTGtaagaagtgttggcaagaaACAAGGCCATATTCGAACCTCTAGGTCACTCAATAGCCCGGAG CAGGAAGACTTTCTTCAGGCTGAGAAATACATTGATCTCTTTTTGGTGCTGGATAATGCCTTC TACAACATATATAAGGGGAATCTAACTTTGATAAGAAGCTTTTTGTTTGATGTGATGAACCTACTCAATGTG ATCTATAAAACAATAGATGTTCAAGTGGCGTTGGTGGGTATGGAAATCTGGTCTGACGCTGATAAGATAAAGGTGGTACCCAACACAGGTGCCACCTTTAACAACTTTCTGAATTGGCATCGTTCCAACCTGGAGAAAATGAAGATACATGATCATGCACAGCTACTCAG TGGAATTGACTTCACCAATCGACGTGTAGGAATGGCAGCCACGAATTCCTTGTGCTCCCCATCTTCAGTTGCTGTTATTGAG gctaagaaaaagaatagtgtGTCTCTTGTAGGAGTGATGTCACATGAATTAGGTCATGTCCTTGGTATGCCTGATATTCCATATTACACCAAGTGTCCCTCAGGGAGTTGTGTGATGAATCAATATCTGAG CTCAAAATTCCCAAAAGATTTCAGTACATCCTGCCGTGCACattttgagaaatacattttatctcAAAAACCAAAGTGCCTGCTACAAGCACCAATtcctaaaaatataataacaaagcCAGTGTGTGGGAACCAACTTCTGGAAGTAGGAGAAGATTGTGATTGTGGCCCTCCTAAG AAATGTTCCAATCCTtgctgtgaggccatgacctgtaAATTAAAATCTGGAGCTGACT
- the ADAMDEC1 gene encoding ADAM DEC1 isoform X2, whose protein sequence is MPLVLLSILWLITPTQAMAIKQTPELEPYEVVRPKKLHILHKREIQNNQTENGKEDRYEPELQYQITLNGEEVVLHLQKSKHLLGPDYTETYYSPGGEKITTSPQNMEHCYYKGHILNEKDSVASISLCDGLRGYFAYHDQRYMIKPLKSTDQEEHAVITYNQEELDLANHTCGVRSVGKKQGHIRTSRSLNSPEEDFLQAEKYIDLFLVLDNAFYNIYKGNLTLIRSFLFDVMNLLNVIYKTIDVQVALVGMEIWSDADKIKVVPNTGATFNNFLNWHRSNLEKMKIHDHAQLLSGIDFTNRRVGMAATNSLCSPSSVAVIEAKKKNSVSLVGVMSHELGHVLGMPDIPYYTKCPSGSCVMNQYLSSKFPKDFSTSCRAHFEKYILSQKPKCLLQAPIPKNIITKPVCGNQLLEVGEDCDCGPPKKCSNPCCEAMTCKLKSGADCRGATLNHIIQ, encoded by the exons ATGCCTTTGGTCCTACTTTCTATCCTCTGGCTCATCACTCCAACTCAAG caATGGCCATAAAGCAAACACCTGAATTAGAGCCCTATGAAGTAGTTCGCCCTAAAAAACTACACATTTTACACAAAAGGGAGATACAAAACAACCAGACAGAGAATGGCAAAGAG gacAGATATGAACCTGAACTTCAGTATCAGATTACATTAAATGGAGAAGAAGTTGTTCTTCACCTACAAAAGAGCAA ACATCTCTTGGGGCCAGACTACACCGAAACGTATTACTCACCCGGAGGGGAGAAAATCACTACAAGCCCTCAGAACATG GAGCATTGCTACTATAAAGGACACATCCTCAATGAAAAGGATTCTGTTGCCAGCATTAGTCTTTGTGATGGGTTGAG AGGATACTTCGCGTATCATGACCAAAGATACATGATAAAGCCTCTGAAAAGTACAGACCAAGAAGAACATGCTGTCATCACATATAACCAGGAAGAGCTTGACCTGGCTAATCACACCTGTGGTGtaagaagtgttggcaagaaACAAGGCCATATTCGAACCTCTAGGTCACTCAATAGCCCGGAG GAAGACTTTCTTCAGGCTGAGAAATACATTGATCTCTTTTTGGTGCTGGATAATGCCTTC TACAACATATATAAGGGGAATCTAACTTTGATAAGAAGCTTTTTGTTTGATGTGATGAACCTACTCAATGTG ATCTATAAAACAATAGATGTTCAAGTGGCGTTGGTGGGTATGGAAATCTGGTCTGACGCTGATAAGATAAAGGTGGTACCCAACACAGGTGCCACCTTTAACAACTTTCTGAATTGGCATCGTTCCAACCTGGAGAAAATGAAGATACATGATCATGCACAGCTACTCAG TGGAATTGACTTCACCAATCGACGTGTAGGAATGGCAGCCACGAATTCCTTGTGCTCCCCATCTTCAGTTGCTGTTATTGAG gctaagaaaaagaatagtgtGTCTCTTGTAGGAGTGATGTCACATGAATTAGGTCATGTCCTTGGTATGCCTGATATTCCATATTACACCAAGTGTCCCTCAGGGAGTTGTGTGATGAATCAATATCTGAG CTCAAAATTCCCAAAAGATTTCAGTACATCCTGCCGTGCACattttgagaaatacattttatctcAAAAACCAAAGTGCCTGCTACAAGCACCAATtcctaaaaatataataacaaagcCAGTGTGTGGGAACCAACTTCTGGAAGTAGGAGAAGATTGTGATTGTGGCCCTCCTAAG AAATGTTCCAATCCTtgctgtgaggccatgacctgtaAATTAAAATCTGGAGCTGACT